One stretch of Cohnella algarum DNA includes these proteins:
- a CDS encoding aldo/keto reductase, whose amino-acid sequence MEKRAYGKTDMQVSVLGFGGAEIGFEGATPAQVEKLLNDALDSGLNVIDTAECYANSEELIGQTVASRRDDYFLFTKCGHASGFDLPNWDPKLLELSIDRSLRRLRTDYVDVIHLHTCSEETLRRGEAIEVLQRAKEKGKTRYIGYSGDHTDALYAVRTGAFDSLMTSVNVADQEAIELTLPEAAARGMGVIVKRPIANFAWRYDAKPDNAYHQDYWQRLQKLDYEALRSKDERSVGTALRFALAVPGVHTAIVGTKNPKRWRTNSALLDEGPLPEETYRSIRERWKEAAEPDWIGLE is encoded by the coding sequence ATGGAAAAGCGAGCGTACGGAAAAACGGATATGCAGGTCAGCGTGCTCGGCTTCGGCGGGGCGGAAATCGGATTCGAAGGCGCAACGCCGGCTCAGGTTGAAAAGCTGCTGAACGATGCTCTCGATTCGGGGCTCAACGTGATCGATACCGCGGAATGCTATGCCAATAGCGAGGAGCTGATCGGCCAAACGGTCGCGAGTCGCCGAGACGACTATTTTCTGTTCACCAAATGCGGACATGCCAGCGGATTCGATCTGCCGAACTGGGATCCGAAGCTGCTCGAACTTAGCATCGATCGCAGTCTTCGGCGTTTGCGGACGGATTACGTCGACGTCATCCACCTTCACACTTGCAGCGAGGAAACGCTTCGGCGCGGAGAGGCGATCGAGGTACTGCAGCGGGCCAAGGAAAAAGGAAAAACGAGGTATATCGGGTACAGCGGCGATCATACGGATGCGCTGTACGCCGTGCGGACGGGCGCGTTCGATTCGCTGATGACGTCCGTGAACGTCGCCGATCAGGAAGCGATCGAGCTGACGCTTCCCGAAGCCGCAGCGCGGGGGATGGGCGTCATCGTCAAGCGTCCGATCGCCAATTTCGCTTGGCGCTACGATGCAAAGCCGGACAATGCCTATCATCAGGATTATTGGCAGCGGCTGCAAAAGCTGGATTACGAAGCGCTCAGGTCCAAGGACGAGCGGTCGGTCGGTACGGCGTTAAGGTTCGCGCTGGCCGTTCCGGGCGTGCATACGGCGATCGTCGGCACGAAAAACCCCAAGCGCTGGCGGACGAATTCGGCGTTGCTGGACGA
- a CDS encoding M23 family metallopeptidase, whose protein sequence is MKWSRKSYTVVLIPDANRAVRRFNVSAAILFSLSLLFVLAVAVAALSSYLFLKNARQVDDLKQSLSAASQQYEAIISNKDNSIESLQTQVAGLSEQADSIRKGLNEVKQLESQVKQMVGISSGDNAVEAIDGMPADGGVGGEEIELTDQNMNELVSDTWADYGMIGKQIEELKTQLQSTKQAVLEEQEALRAVPTLWPTDSRRLTSLFGVRTDPFSKKARFHAGIDIGGQVGDPIYAAADGTVTLSEESSAEGLNIAIDHTNGIQTRYMHLSELIARKGDKVEKGEVIGLLGNTGRSTGPHLHFEVIANGEHADPLSYLKTTLKGK, encoded by the coding sequence ATGAAGTGGAGCAGGAAGTCCTATACCGTGGTCCTTATTCCGGATGCGAACCGGGCGGTTCGCCGTTTTAACGTGTCCGCAGCCATCCTTTTTTCGCTGTCGCTGCTGTTCGTCCTGGCCGTGGCCGTAGCCGCTTTATCCTCCTATTTATTTTTGAAAAACGCGCGCCAGGTCGACGACCTGAAACAATCCCTTTCCGCGGCCAGCCAGCAGTACGAAGCGATCATTTCGAATAAAGACAACAGCATCGAAAGCCTGCAAACCCAGGTAGCCGGACTGTCCGAGCAAGCCGATTCGATCCGGAAGGGCCTGAACGAAGTCAAGCAGCTGGAATCCCAGGTCAAGCAGATGGTCGGCATCTCGTCCGGCGATAACGCGGTGGAAGCGATCGACGGCATGCCGGCCGACGGAGGCGTCGGCGGCGAAGAAATCGAGCTCACGGATCAAAACATGAACGAGCTCGTATCCGATACGTGGGCGGACTACGGCATGATCGGAAAGCAAATCGAAGAGCTCAAAACGCAGCTCCAATCGACCAAGCAAGCGGTTCTCGAAGAGCAGGAGGCGCTGCGCGCCGTTCCGACGCTGTGGCCGACGGACAGCCGGCGCCTTACGTCCTTGTTCGGCGTGCGAACCGACCCGTTTTCCAAAAAAGCGAGATTCCATGCCGGCATCGATATCGGCGGCCAAGTCGGCGATCCGATTTACGCGGCCGCGGACGGCACGGTCACGCTCTCGGAAGAAAGCTCGGCCGAAGGTCTCAACATCGCGATTGACCATACGAACGGCATTCAAACCCGGTACATGCATTTGAGCGAGCTCATCGCCCGAAAGGGAGATAAAGTCGAAAAGGGCGAGGTCATCGGATTGCTAGGCAACACCGGCCGCAGCACCGGTCCCCATTTGCATTTCGAAGTGATCGCGAACGGCGAACATGCCGATCCGCTGTCTTATTTGAAAACCACCTTGAAAGGAAAGTGA
- a CDS encoding ParM/StbA family protein has translation MIRMAGIDIGNDSVKLVVNGLSEPVIIPNVVSPGYERHVLQEEDAPLKAMDVMVYSPKLKRKSARYFVGLLASEDQDNNELEETDNKATSDQALIVALTALAYSSAISGAITPTPGQTTEEAEYIIGTGLPVRTYAKFHKAFEERLVGEHEVAFLSTPKLKGRTIRLNIRRAIISVEGAAALFNMATNDNLQVKDEELYYGCIGICEMGALTTDFPVVKRMSIDNQFSTGEQLGLASYLDAIIRDVEDEYGYRFPSRTKLVQRIRNHQYAIQRVGEGQADIRPIVDTYFRRAAQKIVDLIRKRWKKYPDIQCFYVLGGGAAALKPYIVEAAESIRLRFVENSELQNVYGYLKLARNKMNQSEAGSF, from the coding sequence ATGATCAGAATGGCGGGGATCGATATCGGCAACGACAGCGTGAAATTGGTTGTGAACGGATTGAGCGAACCGGTCATCATCCCCAACGTCGTTTCGCCCGGATATGAGCGTCATGTGCTTCAGGAAGAAGACGCTCCGCTTAAAGCGATGGATGTGATGGTTTACAGCCCGAAGCTGAAAAGAAAGAGCGCCCGCTACTTCGTCGGCCTGCTCGCTTCGGAGGATCAGGACAACAACGAACTGGAAGAAACGGACAACAAGGCGACGAGCGACCAGGCGCTGATCGTGGCGCTTACCGCGTTGGCCTATTCCAGCGCGATTTCCGGCGCGATAACGCCGACGCCCGGCCAGACGACGGAAGAAGCGGAGTATATCATCGGCACCGGGCTTCCGGTGCGTACGTACGCCAAATTCCATAAGGCATTCGAAGAAAGGCTTGTCGGGGAGCATGAAGTCGCGTTTCTGTCCACGCCCAAGCTGAAAGGACGGACGATTCGCTTGAACATCCGGCGCGCGATTATATCGGTCGAAGGAGCGGCGGCCTTGTTCAACATGGCGACGAACGACAATTTGCAGGTCAAGGACGAAGAGCTGTACTACGGCTGCATCGGCATTTGCGAAATGGGGGCGCTGACGACCGATTTTCCGGTCGTGAAGCGGATGAGCATCGACAATCAGTTCAGCACAGGGGAGCAATTGGGACTGGCGTCGTACCTCGACGCGATCATCCGCGATGTTGAAGACGAGTACGGGTACCGGTTCCCGAGCCGCACGAAGCTGGTCCAGCGAATCCGCAATCATCAGTATGCGATTCAACGGGTCGGGGAAGGGCAAGCGGACATTCGGCCGATCGTCGACACGTATTTCCGGCGCGCCGCCCAGAAGATCGTCGATCTCATTCGCAAGCGGTGGAAGAAATACCCCGATATCCAGTGCTTTTACGTGCTCGGCGGCGGGGCGGCGGCATTGAAGCCATACATAGTGGAAGCGGCGGAATCGATCCGGCTCCGCTTCGTCGAAAACAGCGAGCTTCAGAACGTGTACGGCTATTTGAAGCTCGCCCGCAACAAAATGAACCAGTCCGAAGCCGGTTCGTTCTGA
- a CDS encoding bactofilin family protein → MFGKKAKIDPGTTDTLIGEGSTFEGKIKSQASVRLEGEITGDIECEGDVIVGENGIAKSNVSARNIVLAGKVHGNVNAKGNLTIKASGRLYGNLTAVELAIEPGGVFHGESKMESKDADAMPPEPAKSIQEPETVPRETGENVLKAW, encoded by the coding sequence ATGTTCGGCAAAAAGGCTAAAATCGATCCCGGAACGACCGACACGCTGATCGGCGAAGGGAGCACCTTCGAAGGCAAGATCAAATCTCAGGCCAGCGTCCGGCTCGAGGGCGAGATCACCGGCGATATCGAATGCGAGGGCGACGTGATCGTCGGCGAGAACGGCATCGCGAAATCCAACGTTTCCGCCCGCAACATCGTGCTCGCCGGCAAAGTGCACGGAAACGTGAACGCCAAAGGAAATTTGACGATCAAGGCGAGCGGCCGGCTGTACGGCAACCTGACGGCCGTCGAACTGGCCATCGAGCCCGGCGGCGTGTTTCATGGCGAGAGCAAAATGGAAAGCAAGGACGCCGACGCGATGCCGCCCGAGCCTGCAAAGTCCATCCAGGAGCCGGAAACCGTACCCAGGGAAACCGGCGAAAACGTGCTTAAAGCCTGGTAG
- a CDS encoding LCP family protein produces MKLKFPKTKLRRTMLGVGVFLCIVVIGVAAYAGYLVYKTDSALNQIAAPNDPSPSASAPAASEEPEPEAEESPRAITFLLAGVDSRSGSGGTLNTDVLMLASLNPQTHTAKIVSLPRDMHLKPKTLEDHKANYYYAYFYNKDKETAIANTKNFYSELFQLPIDYMAVINFEGLSQLVDALGGLTIDVDMDMKYRDNADGTNIDLKKGVQELSGKEVLDFVRYRKSNGGTGQSSDIERNGRQQQVISQIVGKLASFKGVAQWDDVIDIVGDNVRSDIPKSELRDWILNFGSMKPDVIQSIPLETRWESPYILVDEDDLNEAITSLRSEAGLPPAIDLKLADVVSVDPSSDSVQ; encoded by the coding sequence ATGAAACTCAAATTTCCGAAAACCAAACTTCGCCGAACGATGCTCGGCGTCGGCGTCTTTTTATGCATCGTCGTGATCGGTGTCGCCGCTTATGCGGGATACCTGGTGTACAAAACGGATTCGGCCCTGAATCAAATCGCCGCGCCGAACGATCCGTCGCCTTCGGCTTCCGCTCCGGCGGCATCGGAAGAACCCGAGCCGGAAGCGGAGGAGTCGCCCCGGGCGATTACGTTTCTGCTCGCGGGAGTCGATTCCCGGTCGGGCAGCGGCGGGACGCTCAACACGGACGTGCTGATGCTCGCAAGTCTGAACCCGCAAACCCATACCGCCAAAATCGTTTCCCTGCCCCGCGATATGCATCTGAAACCGAAGACGCTGGAGGACCACAAGGCGAACTACTATTACGCTTATTTTTACAATAAAGACAAAGAGACGGCGATCGCCAATACGAAAAACTTTTACAGCGAGCTGTTCCAGCTGCCGATCGATTACATGGCCGTCATCAACTTCGAAGGACTGAGCCAACTAGTCGATGCGCTCGGCGGGCTCACGATCGATGTCGATATGGACATGAAATACCGGGATAACGCGGACGGAACGAATATCGATCTGAAAAAGGGCGTGCAGGAGCTAAGCGGCAAGGAAGTGCTCGACTTCGTGCGCTACCGCAAATCGAACGGCGGCACCGGGCAGTCCTCCGATATTGAGCGCAACGGCCGCCAGCAGCAGGTCATTTCCCAGATCGTCGGCAAGCTTGCCTCCTTCAAAGGCGTGGCGCAGTGGGACGACGTTATCGACATTGTCGGCGACAACGTGCGCAGCGACATTCCGAAGTCCGAGCTTCGCGACTGGATTTTGAATTTCGGCAGCATGAAGCCGGACGTCATCCAATCGATTCCGCTCGAAACGCGCTGGGAAAGTCCGTATATTCTCGTGGACGAAGACGATTTGAACGAAGCGATAACCTCGCTCCGGTCGGAAGCCGGACTCCCGCCCGCGATCGATTTGAAGCTGGCCGACGTCGTCAGCGTCGATCCATCCTCGGACTCCGTGCAGTGA